One genomic region from Frateuria soli encodes:
- a CDS encoding DNA-formamidopyrimidine glycosylase family protein yields MPEGPSIVILREELAPFTGRTIRHAEGNARIDMDRLVGQPVVAVRSFGKQTLIELPDVTIRIHLLMFGSYRIDERKENIPRLSLRFDAGELNFYSCSVRLLEGELDGLYDWRTDVMSDAWDPALARKRLRAMPETLACDALLDQDVFAGVGNIIKNEVLFRIRTHPLSTIGALPARKLRELVEQARQYSFEFLAWKRAFVLRKHWLAHNRSICPRDQVKFHRAYLGRTNRRSFFCELCQRRYVEG; encoded by the coding sequence GTGCCCGAAGGCCCTTCGATCGTCATTCTGCGGGAAGAGCTGGCGCCCTTTACCGGGCGCACGATCCGCCATGCCGAAGGCAACGCCCGGATCGACATGGACCGGCTCGTCGGCCAGCCGGTGGTCGCCGTCCGCAGCTTTGGCAAGCAGACGCTGATCGAACTGCCGGACGTGACCATCCGCATCCACCTGCTGATGTTCGGCAGCTACCGTATCGACGAACGCAAGGAAAACATCCCGCGACTGAGCCTGCGGTTCGATGCGGGCGAGCTCAACTTCTACAGTTGCTCGGTGCGCCTGCTGGAGGGCGAGCTGGACGGACTCTACGACTGGCGTACCGACGTGATGTCCGACGCGTGGGACCCGGCGCTCGCGCGCAAGCGCCTGCGCGCGATGCCGGAAACCCTCGCCTGCGACGCGCTGCTGGACCAGGACGTCTTCGCCGGCGTGGGCAACATCATCAAGAACGAGGTGCTGTTCCGTATCCGCACGCACCCGCTCTCGACCATCGGCGCATTGCCGGCACGCAAGCTGCGCGAACTCGTCGAACAGGCGCGCCAGTACAGTTTCGAGTTCCTCGCATGGAAGCGCGCCTTCGTGCTGCGCAAGCACTGGCTGGCGCACAACAGGAGCATCTGCCCGCGCGACCAGGTGAAGTTCCATCGCGCCTACCTCGGCAGGACCAACCGCCGCAGCTTCTTCTGCGAGCTGTGCCAGCGGCGCTACGTGGAGGGTTGA
- a CDS encoding HDOD domain-containing protein, with translation MWRRLFAARKAPTRPAPAPPIVAVAPVVPEREAAPPLAVVEDRFHRFVLGLPPAVGETASAAEQATLRRLEAIGERFDVSGLPRLPSVLPQLLRALRNDNLAGSQLAAMIGRDPVLVGEVMRVAGSAHFRSAQPIHSLQHAVVLLGRDTLRRVATLHVMKPILQASAGMRGHMAGPWLWEHAERCAHAAAFLGRHGGCDPFEAFLAGMVCHTGTGAVVRLLDQEAPPSLGPFSPVFLAGCMRIGARLSLRAVRHWEMPANVIEALVERVNAPQAPASSLGKVLACADPLAMVQLLVERELLDAELDYRGTWPTCFPAPVLLRGQQDLRRHFMPGPA, from the coding sequence ATGTGGCGGCGTCTTTTCGCCGCGAGGAAAGCTCCGACCCGCCCTGCCCCCGCCCCGCCGATCGTGGCGGTGGCGCCGGTCGTGCCCGAGCGCGAGGCGGCCCCGCCGCTGGCGGTGGTGGAGGACCGCTTCCATCGCTTCGTGCTGGGCCTGCCCCCGGCCGTAGGCGAGACGGCCAGCGCGGCCGAACAGGCGACCTTGCGGAGGCTGGAGGCGATCGGCGAGCGGTTCGATGTGAGCGGCCTGCCGCGCCTGCCCAGCGTGTTGCCGCAGTTGCTGCGCGCGCTGCGCAACGACAACCTGGCCGGCTCCCAGCTCGCCGCGATGATCGGCCGCGACCCGGTGCTCGTCGGCGAAGTGATGCGCGTGGCCGGCAGCGCGCACTTCCGCTCGGCCCAACCGATCCACAGCCTGCAGCATGCGGTGGTGCTGCTCGGCCGGGACACCCTGCGCCGCGTCGCCACGCTGCACGTGATGAAGCCGATCCTGCAGGCCAGTGCGGGCATGCGCGGGCACATGGCCGGGCCATGGCTGTGGGAGCATGCCGAGCGCTGCGCGCACGCCGCCGCCTTCCTCGGCCGCCACGGCGGCTGCGATCCCTTCGAGGCGTTCCTGGCCGGGATGGTCTGCCACACCGGTACCGGCGCGGTCGTGCGCCTGCTCGACCAGGAGGCGCCACCGTCGCTGGGGCCGTTCTCGCCCGTGTTCCTGGCCGGCTGCATGCGCATCGGCGCGCGGCTTTCGCTGCGCGCGGTGCGGCACTGGGAAATGCCCGCCAACGTGATCGAGGCGCTGGTCGAACGCGTCAATGCCCCGCAGGCGCCCGCTTCGTCGCTGGGCAAGGTGTTGGCCTGCGCCGATCCGCTGGCGATGGTGCAGCTGCTGGTCGAGCGCGAGCTGCTGGATGCCGAGCTGGACTACCGCGGCACCTGGCCGACCTGCTTCCCGGCACCGGTCCTGCTGCGCGGGCAGCAGGACCTGCGCCGGCATTTCATGCCGGGACCGGCCTGA
- a CDS encoding oxidoreductase-like domain-containing protein encodes MELPLPSDDPPPVRPTEPDPAECCGEGCVPCVLDRYDEALERYRSALAAWQARHPDVPAP; translated from the coding sequence ATGGAGCTTCCGCTTCCCTCCGACGATCCGCCGCCCGTGCGGCCCACCGAGCCCGATCCGGCCGAGTGCTGCGGCGAGGGTTGCGTGCCTTGCGTACTCGATCGCTACGACGAGGCGCTGGAACGCTACCGGTCGGCGCTCGCAGCCTGGCAGGCACGTCATCCGGATGTCCCCGCACCCTGA
- a CDS encoding DUF72 domain-containing protein: MRIGAPHIGCAGWSIPKAHAAAFPADGSTLERYAQVFDCVEINSSFYRHHRPATWRRWADSVPSGFRFATKMPRTISHECRLQSCDGLVSAFLDEVGGLGGKLGWLLLQLPPSLAFEASVALPFFERLRGCYGGPLACEPRHASWFAASVDQALREQHVSRVAADPARVPRAALPGGDRQRIYLRLHGSPRAYYDAYAPQALERIARRLRRAPEAWCILDNTALGHATANALALKRMLGSL; the protein is encoded by the coding sequence TTGAGGATCGGCGCGCCGCACATCGGCTGCGCCGGATGGTCGATCCCGAAGGCGCACGCCGCGGCCTTCCCGGCCGATGGCAGCACGCTGGAGCGCTACGCGCAGGTCTTCGATTGCGTGGAGATCAACTCCAGCTTCTACCGGCATCACCGCCCGGCAACCTGGCGCCGTTGGGCGGACAGCGTGCCATCGGGGTTCCGTTTCGCCACCAAGATGCCCAGAACGATCAGCCACGAGTGCCGGCTGCAGTCATGCGACGGCCTGGTGTCCGCGTTTCTCGACGAGGTCGGCGGTCTGGGCGGCAAGCTGGGCTGGTTGCTGCTGCAGCTGCCGCCAAGCCTGGCGTTCGAGGCGTCGGTCGCCCTGCCCTTCTTCGAGCGCCTGCGGGGATGTTACGGAGGCCCGCTGGCATGCGAGCCCAGGCATGCCTCGTGGTTCGCGGCGAGCGTCGATCAGGCGCTGCGCGAGCAGCATGTCTCGCGCGTCGCCGCCGATCCGGCGCGCGTGCCACGCGCGGCGCTGCCCGGAGGCGATCGCCAGCGGATCTACCTGCGGCTCCACGGATCGCCACGCGCCTACTACGACGCCTACGCGCCCCAGGCGCTCGAACGCATCGCCCGGCGATTGCGGCGCGCACCGGAAGCCTGGTGCATCCTCGACAACACGGCGCTGGGCCATGCGACAGCCAACGCCCTGGCACTGAAGCGCATGCTCGGTTCGTTGTAG
- a CDS encoding LLM class flavin-dependent oxidoreductase — MIPFSILDLAPITEGSDASEAFRNTLDLARLGEQLGCRRYWLAEHHNMPGIASAATAVLIGHVAGGTSTIRVGAGGVMLPNHAPLQVAEQFGTLAALYPGRIDLGLGRAPGTDQATMRALRRYGDAAETFPDDVLELLHYFEPVRTGQAVRAVPGAGLDVPVWLLGSSLFSARLAAALGLPFAFASHFAPDAMDSALSIYRREFRPSTRLAQPYAMLGLNVVAADTDAAARRLFTTQQQSFINLRRGQPGLVPPPIDDIEAYWTPTEKLGVERALACAVVGGPSTVQQGLADFIARHQPDELMLTANIFDHASRRRSFELAMRAGEQLQA, encoded by the coding sequence ATGATTCCCTTCTCGATCCTCGACCTGGCCCCCATCACCGAAGGCAGCGATGCAAGCGAGGCCTTCCGCAACACGCTGGACCTGGCCAGGCTGGGCGAGCAACTGGGTTGCCGGCGCTACTGGCTGGCCGAGCACCACAACATGCCCGGCATCGCCAGCGCCGCCACCGCGGTACTGATCGGCCATGTCGCCGGCGGCACCTCGACCATCCGCGTGGGTGCCGGCGGCGTGATGCTGCCCAACCACGCGCCGCTGCAGGTGGCCGAGCAGTTCGGCACGCTGGCCGCCCTCTACCCGGGCCGCATCGACCTGGGCCTGGGCCGGGCCCCGGGCACCGACCAGGCCACCATGCGCGCATTGCGCCGCTATGGCGACGCGGCCGAAACGTTCCCCGACGACGTGCTGGAACTGCTGCATTACTTCGAGCCGGTCCGGACGGGGCAAGCGGTGCGCGCGGTTCCCGGCGCGGGCCTGGACGTGCCGGTCTGGCTGCTCGGCTCCAGCCTGTTCAGCGCGCGTCTGGCCGCGGCGCTGGGACTGCCGTTCGCGTTCGCCTCGCATTTCGCGCCCGACGCAATGGACAGTGCGCTTTCCATCTATCGCCGCGAATTCCGACCGTCGACGCGGCTCGCACAGCCGTACGCCATGCTCGGCCTCAACGTGGTCGCGGCCGACACCGATGCCGCCGCCCGCCGCCTGTTCACCACGCAGCAGCAGAGCTTCATCAACCTGCGCCGGGGTCAGCCGGGGCTGGTGCCCCCGCCCATCGACGACATCGAGGCCTACTGGACGCCCACCGAGAAGCTCGGCGTGGAACGGGCGCTCGCCTGTGCGGTGGTCGGCGGGCCGTCCACCGTGCAGCAGGGCCTGGCCGACTTCATCGCCCGGCACCAGCCCGACGAGCTGATGCTTACCGCCAATATCTTCGACCACGCCTCGCGGCGACGCTCGTTCGAGCTGGCGATGCGGGCGGGCGAGCAGCTCCAGGCTTGA
- a CDS encoding CBS domain-containing protein — translation MDLDRVMTRNPKFCLATSPLEEVARAMRDEDVGEIPVVDLDRRPVGVITDRDIVVRTLAAGRNPLDVRVQDCMTAPPMVIREDSTLEDCANLMERQQIRRVPVVDAKGALCGIVSLADLERTDARSLQQEVTRAVSQPH, via the coding sequence ATGGACCTCGACCGCGTGATGACCCGCAACCCGAAGTTCTGCCTGGCCACCTCGCCGCTGGAGGAAGTCGCCCGCGCCATGCGTGACGAGGATGTCGGCGAGATCCCGGTGGTCGACCTGGACCGCCGTCCGGTCGGCGTGATCACCGATCGCGACATTGTCGTGCGGACGCTGGCCGCCGGCCGCAACCCGCTGGACGTGCGCGTGCAGGACTGCATGACTGCGCCGCCGATGGTGATCCGGGAGGACTCGACCCTGGAAGACTGCGCGAATCTGATGGAGCGCCAGCAGATCCGGCGGGTACCGGTGGTCGACGCCAAGGGGGCGCTATGCGGCATCGTTTCGTTGGCCGACCTGGAGCGCACGGACGCCCGCTCGCTGCAACAGGAAGTCACCCGCGCCGTCTCCCAGCCCCACTGA
- a CDS encoding alpha-ketoglutarate-dependent dioxygenase AlkB, which translates to MAQFSLFDAGPQVLIDDAGGRVVYMPEVVPAATAQAWFAQLFEGTAWRGGRRMMYEREVDVPRLRAHFELADPALPAPLHEALAAVRAMVDAPFTSVGLNLYRDEHDSVAPHNDKLEELVRGHPIALLSLGATREMVIRAKRPPRRALHLDLVAGSLLTMDYASQFHYDHGIPKQRAPMGPRISLAFRVRPAPSP; encoded by the coding sequence ATGGCCCAGTTCTCGCTTTTCGACGCGGGTCCGCAGGTACTCATCGACGACGCCGGCGGCCGCGTGGTCTACATGCCCGAGGTGGTGCCGGCTGCGACCGCGCAGGCCTGGTTCGCGCAGCTGTTCGAGGGCACCGCCTGGCGCGGCGGCCGCCGCATGATGTACGAGCGCGAGGTAGATGTGCCGCGCCTGCGCGCGCATTTCGAGCTGGCCGATCCAGCCCTGCCCGCGCCGCTGCACGAGGCACTGGCGGCCGTGCGCGCGATGGTCGATGCGCCCTTCACCAGCGTGGGCCTGAATCTCTACCGCGACGAGCACGACAGCGTGGCGCCGCACAACGACAAGCTCGAAGAGCTCGTGCGCGGGCACCCGATCGCGCTGCTGTCGCTGGGCGCCACGCGCGAGATGGTGATCCGCGCCAAGCGCCCGCCACGGCGCGCGCTGCATCTGGACCTGGTCGCGGGCAGCCTGCTGACGATGGATTACGCCAGCCAGTTCCACTACGACCACGGCATTCCCAAGCAGCGCGCGCCGATGGGACCGCGGATCAGCCTCGCCTTCCGCGTGCGGCCGGCACCTTCCCCGTAA
- a CDS encoding FAD-dependent oxidoreductase produces the protein MPVLIAGAGPTGLAAALLLARRGIPVRIVDKSTAPSGHSKALAVNPRTQELLEDTGVTARMLATGWDVCGLSLHRQGHEDVAVPTSPLLETGRSLLSLSQSRTESMLADALRAQGVSVERGVKLDALAQDEDGVTVGLVHPDGSVERTRAPLLYGADGAHSTVRQALGLAFPGDELPEPWQLWDLHLATPLAPDRAHLFLLPDGFLFALRVRGDLWRVMGNGARPLAALPDGTVCGDVRWRSHFHIAHRVAERAGVGRVLLGGDAAHIHSPLGARGMNLGIEDAYVFADCAADALNGRLSRLAGYAQLRHPVHRQVVRRVGALTRLMHGRPATLRELRDVLVPRLMRFGPARRQFLRVAGGLDHPVRTRG, from the coding sequence ATGCCCGTGCTGATCGCCGGCGCCGGTCCGACCGGACTGGCTGCTGCGTTGTTGCTCGCCCGACGCGGGATCCCGGTGCGCATCGTCGACAAATCGACCGCGCCCAGCGGCCATTCCAAGGCCCTGGCCGTCAACCCGCGAACGCAGGAACTGCTCGAGGACACCGGCGTGACCGCGCGCATGCTGGCCACGGGCTGGGATGTATGCGGCCTGTCGCTGCACCGGCAGGGCCACGAGGACGTCGCGGTGCCGACGTCGCCCCTGCTCGAAACCGGCCGTTCGTTGCTCTCGCTCTCGCAATCGCGCACCGAGTCCATGCTGGCCGATGCACTACGGGCGCAGGGCGTCAGCGTGGAGCGCGGGGTGAAACTGGACGCTCTGGCGCAGGACGAGGACGGCGTCACCGTGGGGCTGGTGCACCCCGACGGCAGCGTGGAACGCACCCGCGCGCCGCTGCTGTACGGCGCCGACGGTGCGCACAGCACGGTACGCCAGGCATTGGGGCTGGCCTTTCCCGGCGACGAGTTGCCCGAGCCCTGGCAACTGTGGGACCTGCACCTGGCGACGCCGCTGGCCCCCGACCGCGCGCACCTGTTCCTGTTGCCGGACGGCTTCCTGTTCGCGCTGCGCGTGCGCGGGGACCTGTGGCGCGTGATGGGCAACGGCGCCCGGCCGCTGGCGGCGCTGCCGGATGGCACCGTGTGCGGCGACGTGCGGTGGCGGTCCCACTTCCACATCGCGCACCGCGTGGCCGAGCGCGCCGGGGTGGGACGCGTGCTGCTCGGCGGCGATGCGGCGCACATCCACTCGCCGCTGGGCGCGCGTGGGATGAACCTCGGCATCGAGGATGCCTACGTCTTCGCCGACTGCGCCGCGGACGCGCTCAACGGCCGCCTCTCGCGCCTGGCCGGTTACGCGCAGTTGCGCCATCCGGTGCATCGCCAGGTGGTCCGGCGCGTGGGCGCACTGACCCGCCTGATGCACGGTCGACCTGCGACCCTGCGGGAGCTGCGCGACGTGCTGGTGCCGCGGCTGATGCGCTTTGGCCCCGCGCGGCGCCAGTTCCTGCGCGTGGCCGGCGGCCTGGACCACCCCGTCCGCACCCGCGGGTAG
- a CDS encoding cation diffusion facilitator family transporter, producing MSSSSSNSRLVVYAALAGNFAIAIAKFVAAWMSGSSAMLSEGVHSLVDTSNELLLLYGMKRAALPPDATHPFGHGRELYFWSFIVALLVFALGAGVSLFEGVSHLRDPEPMGDPLVNYIVLGVSMLFEGSSWYLALREFRAVKGSMGYFEAFRKSKDPTTFTVLLEDSAALLGLLIALAGVVSSRVFDMPELDGAASLGIAIVLAIAAALLARESKGLLLGEPAHPRLRESLLAIAANDPGVGRVNGVLTVQMGPHTVVAALSAEFEDRLTTPQIEQCINRIEQAVRRRHAEVTSLFVKPQTTETWHARQHAIARDNGPKE from the coding sequence ATGTCCTCGTCGTCCTCCAATTCGCGCCTGGTCGTCTACGCGGCGCTCGCCGGCAACTTTGCCATCGCAATCGCGAAGTTCGTGGCGGCCTGGATGTCGGGCAGTTCGGCGATGCTCAGCGAAGGCGTGCATTCGCTGGTCGACACGTCCAACGAACTGCTGCTGCTCTACGGCATGAAGCGTGCCGCGCTCCCGCCGGACGCGACACACCCGTTCGGCCACGGACGCGAGCTGTATTTCTGGTCCTTCATCGTCGCGCTGCTCGTGTTCGCGCTGGGCGCGGGCGTGTCGCTGTTCGAAGGCGTGAGCCACCTGCGCGATCCCGAGCCGATGGGCGACCCGCTGGTCAACTACATCGTGCTGGGCGTGTCGATGCTGTTCGAGGGAAGCTCGTGGTATCTCGCGCTGCGGGAGTTCCGCGCGGTCAAGGGCTCGATGGGCTACTTCGAGGCCTTCCGCAAGAGCAAGGATCCGACCACCTTCACGGTGCTGCTGGAGGATTCGGCGGCACTGCTCGGTCTGCTGATCGCGCTCGCCGGCGTGGTCTCCTCCCGCGTGTTCGACATGCCCGAACTCGACGGCGCCGCCTCGCTCGGCATCGCCATCGTGCTGGCGATCGCGGCGGCCCTGCTGGCCCGCGAGAGCAAGGGACTGCTGCTGGGCGAGCCGGCGCATCCGAGGCTGCGCGAGTCGCTGCTGGCGATCGCCGCCAACGATCCGGGCGTGGGGCGGGTCAATGGCGTGCTGACGGTGCAGATGGGTCCGCACACCGTGGTCGCGGCGTTGAGCGCCGAGTTCGAGGACCGGCTCACCACGCCACAGATCGAGCAATGCATCAACCGCATCGAGCAGGCGGTCAGGCGCCGGCACGCCGAGGTCACCTCGCTGTTCGTCAAGCCACAGACGACCGAAACGTGGCATGCGCGACAGCACGCCATCGCGCGGGACAACGGGCCGAAAGAGTGA
- a CDS encoding IS3 family transposase (programmed frameshift): MSKRKRYSPEYKRELVELVRRSKSSCRQIALEVGVNPNMLTRWVREAESEGGKAFPGGGTPRDEELARLKRELARVTKERDFLKRRGSVLREAITERYAVIERCRSDYPVGMMCRCLEVSTSGFYAWAGRKPGPRAQANARLLERIREIHEDSKGVIGAPRMHEDLGDEGEHVSLNRVARLMAGEGLQGWPRRRKRRFGGKPGSRPVGVINRLERDFNANEPETKWVTDITEVVTQEGKLYVCVVVDLYSKLVVGWSMHHRQDRHMVVRAVQMAVWQREGSSELILHSDRGGQFISGTYQKFLGGNALVCSMSDVGHCADNAACEGFFGVLKRERVYRRSYRTRNEARADLFDYLERFHNPRMRRRVARRDREFSALIKPSVETG, translated from the exons ATGTCGAAGCGCAAGCGTTACAGCCCCGAGTACAAGCGGGAGCTCGTCGAGCTGGTCCGGCGATCGAAGTCGAGTTGCCGCCAGATCGCCCTGGAGGTCGGGGTCAACCCCAACATGCTCACCCGTTGGGTGCGCGAGGCGGAGAGCGAGGGGGGCAAGGCGTTCCCCGGCGGCGGCACGCCTCGCGACGAGGAGCTGGCTCGCCTCAAGCGCGAGCTAGCACGAGTCACGAAGGAACGAGATTTTTTAA AAAGACGCGGCAGCGTACTTCGCGAAGCAATCACCGAACGGTACGCGGTGATTGAGCGCTGCCGCAGCGACTATCCCGTCGGGATGATGTGCCGCTGCCTGGAAGTTTCAACCAGTGGTTTCTACGCCTGGGCCGGGCGCAAGCCGGGGCCACGGGCACAGGCGAATGCGCGCCTGCTGGAGCGCATTCGGGAGATCCATGAGGACAGCAAGGGCGTGATCGGCGCCCCTCGCATGCACGAGGACCTCGGCGACGAGGGCGAGCACGTCAGCCTCAACCGGGTGGCGCGGTTGATGGCCGGCGAGGGTCTGCAAGGTTGGCCACGACGCAGGAAGCGCCGGTTCGGCGGCAAGCCGGGCTCTCGCCCGGTCGGCGTCATCAACCGGCTCGAACGCGACTTCAATGCAAATGAACCGGAAACCAAGTGGGTCACCGATATCACCGAGGTCGTGACCCAGGAAGGCAAGCTTTATGTGTGCGTGGTGGTCGATCTTTACAGCAAGCTCGTGGTCGGCTGGTCGATGCACCACCGCCAGGATCGCCACATGGTCGTGCGGGCGGTCCAGATGGCCGTGTGGCAGCGGGAGGGAAGTTCGGAGCTCATCCTGCACTCCGATCGGGGTGGCCAGTTCATCAGCGGTACGTACCAGAAGTTCCTGGGCGGCAACGCTCTGGTCTGCAGCATGAGCGACGTCGGACACTGCGCCGACAACGCGGCGTGCGAAGGCTTTTTCGGTGTGCTCAAACGCGAGCGGGTGTACCGACGCAGCTACCGGACGAGGAACGAGGCGCGTGCTGACCTGTTCGATTACCTCGAGCGGTTCCACAACCCGCGCATGCGTCGTAGAGTCGCCAGGCGGGACCGGGAGTTTTCAGCCTTAATCAAACCGTCCGTGGAAACGGGGTAG
- a CDS encoding class I SAM-dependent methyltransferase, with translation MRTLVLAAAIALVLPAAHAAPAPQDTAQHAQPPYLAAAINDPGRQADRADDARRKIAQVMAFAEVKPGDKVLELIPGSGYFTRVFSGVVGPSGHVYALWPDEYANEARSDVANLRKLSKQPHYANVSVLTQPAAKLDAPESVDVVFTSQNYHDYPDKFMGEVDPVVLDKQVYKVLKPGGVFIVIDHVAPAGSGMRDTDTLHRIDPAIVRKQAESAGFVFDGQSDALRNPADPHDIKVFDKSIRGHTDQFMYRFRKPAR, from the coding sequence ATGCGCACGCTCGTCCTCGCCGCCGCGATCGCCCTCGTCCTGCCCGCCGCCCACGCTGCGCCTGCCCCGCAGGACACCGCGCAGCACGCGCAACCGCCCTATCTTGCCGCCGCCATCAACGATCCCGGTCGCCAGGCCGATCGCGCCGACGACGCCCGCCGCAAGATCGCCCAGGTGATGGCCTTTGCCGAGGTCAAGCCGGGCGACAAGGTGCTCGAGCTGATCCCAGGCAGCGGCTACTTCACGCGCGTGTTCAGCGGCGTGGTCGGGCCCAGCGGGCACGTCTATGCGCTGTGGCCCGACGAGTACGCCAACGAGGCCCGGTCGGACGTGGCCAACCTGCGCAAGCTGAGCAAACAGCCGCACTACGCCAACGTCAGCGTGCTCACCCAGCCGGCCGCGAAGCTCGATGCGCCCGAATCGGTGGACGTGGTGTTCACCTCGCAGAACTACCACGACTACCCCGACAAGTTCATGGGCGAGGTCGACCCGGTGGTGCTCGACAAGCAGGTCTACAAGGTGCTCAAACCCGGCGGCGTGTTCATCGTGATCGATCACGTGGCTCCGGCCGGGTCGGGCATGCGCGACACCGACACGCTGCATCGCATCGACCCGGCCATCGTCAGGAAGCAGGCCGAATCGGCCGGTTTCGTTTTCGACGGCCAGAGCGACGCACTGCGCAATCCGGCCGATCCGCACGACATCAAGGTGTTCGACAAGTCGATCCGCGGACACACGGACCAGTTCATGTACCGGTTCCGCAAGCCGGCCCGGTGA